The nucleotide window GTGAACTCCCGGCGTGGCCAGATCTCGGGCACGGATACGCGCGGCAACGCGCAGATCGTGAACGCGATGGTGCCGCTCGCCAACATGTTCGGCTACGTGAATACCCTGCGGTCCATGAGCCAGGGCCGCGCCAGCTACACGATGCTGTTCGATCATTACGATCAGGTGCCGCAGGCCGTCGCCCAGGAAGTTCAGGCGAAGTACGCCTGAGCCTCCGGATCGAAACAACGCTCGCAGACCTGACAACTCGCATTTGACGGAGCACGCCGATGGCGAAAGAGAAATTTGCGCGGACCAAGCCGCACTGCAACATCGGGACGATTGGTCACGTTGACCATGGCAAGACGTCGCTGACGGCGGCGAT belongs to Pseudoxanthobacter soli DSM 19599 and includes:
- a CDS encoding GTP-binding protein, which produces MAKEKFARTKPHCNIGTIGHVDHGKTSLTAA